The following DNA comes from Hordeum vulgare subsp. vulgare chromosome 3H, MorexV3_pseudomolecules_assembly, whole genome shotgun sequence.
TCTAGAGGTGACGACATGTGGCTGGGGGTGCGGGACCTAGTCCGAAAGGATGCTCCGGCAGACGACGCTGGCGGTGCTCCGGCGAAGCGGTAGCGGGGGTGCTGGGCAGGAAGGTGCGGAGGGGAGGCATCGGCGGCTGGCTACAGCAAGAAGACGAGCGGGAGGCGGGCTCCTGGGCGTCGGCGCGCGCGGGCTCGTCTGGGGCACATATGAGCTCGGGCTGGCCGCAGATGGGTTCCCCGGGGGCAGCGCGAGGTGGAAGGAGGAGATGCAGCTGTGGTGGTGCCTAGAGTGCACACGGATTTTATGGCAGCTAGGTTTTCCTAATTAGGCACGGATGCATGTCTATTTATAGGGAGGGAGTCTAGGCTTAGGGTTTTAGCTCATTTTCGGGCCTTTGGATCTTGATCTGACAATGTTTTCCAAATACCGAAACGTCCAAGAATTAAACcgactatagtgtcgctatatgtttaatgttcgggtatcaaacaaccTGTGAatgtgatgaaatttggcacgcggtctaTCTACACTATATTAgaaccgcacgccaactttcgaCCCATTCTCAGAAAGTTTTGTACATGCTTTTAAAACAATAATTTAATGATGCCgtgggcgcatgcgtgtgtggttggtctcaggaTGGTTGAGgtcgagaacggagagaaccgacaactacaaacggatgcaagtttttgaaaactaaCGACAAGAGAGTGTCAAtgctatgcagatgatgcgcatgatgaatgcgacaaccaaatagatcacacgacgacaacagaataaaaCGGAAATCTTCggaagcgtcggtctcgggctgttacaaaatGATCGCGGCTTCGCAGACGACGAGAGTTTTGTGCAAATACGAAACATTTTCCGAGACACCCACTTAAAATGGGACTACGAGTTCAATTATCAAAAAGTACAAGGATTTTTTTACATAAATGCCGCAACGGTGAGCGGATGGAAGCGGCGATAGATGCTTAATTATTAGGTAAAAATACATTATGTGTTGAATAGTAATTTTACATCATCAAATATACATAATTTGTTGGAGTTGTGTATTTTCTTGGTGTAAAAACATTTTTAGTGATGTTTAGTGGGTTTATGAGGGTTTTTTACATCTTCAAATATATAGGTCAtttattgaagatgctcttataAACGTGCATGCTGACGGTAAACCAACTTGTGGTTGAAAGGTTAGAGAAATATTGGTATTACAAGTCCATCAATGTTTAAATCCTCGTGCTTGCATTAATTTtagatttatttcaggattttcagCGACACGTTTTTAGTGCAAGGAGACATTTTTATCAACGACAAAACATCTAAAATGACTTCGTAAATTTTAAAATGATATATCGGTTTAATCTTTTTTCGACGATGCTTATATAGAGAGGTATAATGTGTATCTGCGTGTATATGATATGCCGGCACGCGTGACACGTTTAAGAATGGCCGGCCCACGGGTCCAACCCGTCTTGTTGCGACAAATCCTCAAACAGAGCACACCCAAGTTCTGTGCCCCCTCCCGCATAGTCGCAGCAGTCCCTAATAGAGTACCTAGGTCGTACGCCCCAAGAGGCAAGAACCCTAGATCCCGAATCCAATACAGCACGCGTTTAATCCCTGCGCATGCAGCCTTAAACTCTGATTTCTCTCTTTGCAGCCCTCTCGCCCGAAATACCACGGCTCTTCCTCTCTTCCTTGTCTGAGATCCTGAGGTTGGTGCTTTTGTGGCTGCTGTTGCGATGCTAACTTTGTTGGATTTGCGTGGGTTCGTGTCCCGCGGTGCTTAACCACTGTTCGCTATGCGCAGCCGGGATGGGAGAAGCCAAGGACAACGAGGTGTACGAGGAGGATCTTGTCGACTACGATGAGGAGGTGGAGAACGCCGTCGACGGCGCAGCCGCCAACCCTTCCGTTGACGTCGTCAAGAAGTGCGTGCCGTCGATGCTTCTACTTTTTTACTTTTCTTGCTAGGGCTCGTGGTTGAGGGATCTTATCTCACCTGGTATGATTTGTGGTCTTTGGACAGGGGGTACGTGGGAATCCACAGCTCAGGGTTCAGGGACTTCCTGCTCAAGCCAGAGCTGCTCCGTGCGATCCAGGACTGTGGGTTTGAGCATCCTTCCGAAGGCAAGTTCTTTAAAATTTTAGAGCCACCAGAATTGGATCTACATAAATAGTACGTTGTGGACTCTTGAATTGCAATTTTTTGTTTGTTGAGCACATATAGAACTAGTTGATAAGAGTCGTAATTGCACTGCCAACGGCTATCCAATTTCATTGCTATGGATTCAGAGCTGAGACCAGCGCACTGGTTAATGATAATGACAAGAATGCTTATAGAGAGATTCAGCCAAAACTGCATTGTCAAAAAGGAGACACAGCATACAATTGTTTCTTTTGGTATAGTCATATTTGTTTCTTGTAATCCCTGTCATGGACACATCTTAGCTTTGCTTGATTAGATTGGTTGCTGAAGTTTCACCTTTTGGTCAGTAAGATTAGTATACATTCAACAGTGAATGCAAGACACACGCACAAAAAAAACTTGTTTCATTTGTTTTACTCTTCCCCGGTGCTTACTTATGAGTTACTCTGTTAGCTGAGTTGAATACATGCCCCGGGCATCAAAGCACTTATGCACTCAGTTGTTATAATAGATTTTCTATTAAGGATAGTTAACATGCTAAGAACCGAACGTGCTAGCACGATGAAGGAAAAATGCAAATCGTATAACTGGGCCAAGAACAAGATTTTtccccccatgatccagtattccTAATACAAAATCAAATAAGCATATTTGAACATCCATCTTTTAGTATGTTATATTTTAGTATATCCCAATGTGACCATAAATTCTCTGTATTGCTGATGTGCAGGTATAATTTCTTCTGACATTTTCAGTCGGAGGAGAGGATATGGTAAAACTCTCCATTAGTGGGCCCAGAAGGTTAAATATTTCTCACTGGTGCTACTCCTATTTTGTTTGGCTCCACATCAGTGCAACATGAATGCATCCCTCAAGCCATTCTTGGAATGGATGTCATCTGTCAAGCAAAATCTGGGATGGGCAAGACTGCTGTTTTTGTCCTCTCAACTCTCCAGCAGATCGATCCGGTTGCTGGTCAAGTAGCTGCACTTGTGTTATGCCATACACGAGAGTTGGCATACCAGGTTGCATACATTTTTTTCAGTTTTATTCTATAAATGTCAGATATGCCTGCTGATGCTAATTGTCTTTTTTACTTAATATATTGTAGATTTGCCATGAATTCGAGAGGTTTAGCAAGTACCTGTCAGAAACTAAAGTTGCTGTCTTCTATGGTGGTGTTCACATAAAAAAACACAAGGATTTATTGAAGAATGAATGCCCTCACATTGTGGTTGGCACACCTGGAAGGATCCTAGCTCTGGCTAGAGACAAGGACCTTTCATTGAAGAATGTGAGGCATTTCATTCTTGATGAATGTGACAAGATGCTTGATTCACTTGGTAGGCTGCTGGTTCCAGGCCATTTTTCAATTTTTATGATAGTTCAGTTCACTTAAGCATAAGTTTCTGTTTACATGCCAGTTTTTCTGTAGTTCAGGGTTCTGGTATTAACCTATGTAATATTTTCCAGACATGCGTCGAGATGTCCAGGAGATCTTCAAGATGACACCCCATGATAAACAAGTGATGATGTTTTCAGCAACACTCAGCAAGGAGATTCGCCCGGTTTGCAAGAAATTTATGCAAGATGTAATGTCATGCACCTCATTTCTCTAATTCTTCTTCCTATTTAAAACCTTCCTCCTTTCTGGTGGTTATGCTCGTACATAGATAGGGGAGGTGGTAATTTGTTGTCAGTAGAGTTGCTAGTTGCTTGCTGATCATATTGATCATTTTGGTGGATTGAGTTATGCGGCTACATACATCTTGGTCTGTCAATTGGTATCTGTGCACATTCCAATGGGCTGCGACGGACTGAAGTCTTTTGTTCTCAATGTGAATTGTGAAACATTCATCAAGAACTTGAGAATTGGGGTTGGTAGGCACCAATGTCGTTAGAGGTTTTAAGTCCAGTGGGCGTTTTCTCAAATTTTCTGTGGCCTCCACACTTTTGGTTTCCATCGGATCTGAGCACACTGCTTCTGGTTCTCCTACCCTTCTCATGGTGAAGGCAGACAAAGCAGATTCTCTTGACCGGAACTCTTATGGCAAAGCACTCTTGCAATTTTTTTGGCTATTGTTTCACAAATTGCAGTGCCAATCATACATAAATGAAGCTCCTGGAGGAGACTGAAAATTCAGACAAAGTGAAGAATTTTTATGTCGTTCGTTTGGAGTGGCTAGTGTTGCCAGAGTTCTAATATCTTTGTCATTTGTCACCTTACAGCCCATGGAAATTTATGTTGATGACGAGGCTAAACTGACCCTTCATGGTCTAGTTCAGGTACAGTAAACCACTAGCCATTTGTACATTTTGTTCATTCATCTCGTGTCGACCTGACCTCATTCTTTATCAACTGCGTCAACATTTTTGTCCTGATTCCAGCACTATATTAAACTAAGTGAGGCGGAGAAGAATCGAAAATTGAATGATCTCTTAGATGCGCTCGACTTCAACCAAATTGTGATATTTGTTAAAAGTGTTGGTAGGGCTTCAGAACTTAACAGGCTGCTCTGTGAATGCAATTTTCCTGCAATCTGCATACATTCTGGAATGACACAGGAGGAGAGGTATGTGTTCTGCATACGTTCTGATTGTCGTGGATTTCTTGTTTGTAAGATTAGCCTTTATTATTTACAAAATAATGGTCTGCTGTCCTCATATTTTAGTACTACCTCTAcctaaatataagacgtttttgcagTTCATAGGTGACTAATTTTAGACTAGTTCTTCAGTCAGCAACCCAGCTTTGACTACTAGCTAGGTGACTAATTATAGACTAGCCTTTTAGTTTTTACCCCCAGCAACTCGGCTCAACTTTATGACTTCTATTGGGAGTATTATTATGTACAGTCACAGTTTGTATTATTTTTCAGCTTTCAGTAATTGTTCCTATCTTTGGATGATTTGAGAATTTAGATCATGCCATTAGTTTGCTAATCGACGATAGTTGGATGGGGGTTGATAGAAAGTTAGAGCTGTGAAGATAGACTTTGGAATCAAAAAGTTTTAGGCCTAGTAGAACTAAGGTACTACTAGGTATTACTAGGCACAAAGAGGAGGTAGTACTTCTATGGTCTTGATGGGCAGGTGGTACTTTAGAAGGACACCTTCTGATATTTGGGGTCAATGCCTGCAAAAGGATTGTGAAATCGTTTAAGAGAGTGCCAATGTGGGGCACCAAGGTTTTATAGGATGGTGATTCGATCTACGATGCTGTATGGCATAGAATGTTGGCCAACTAAAAGGCGACGCATCCAACAGTTGGGTGTAGCAGAGATGTgcgtgttgagatggatatgtggtcaCACAAGAAAGGATCGGGTCCAGAATGATGAGATATGTCATAGAGttagggtagcaccgattgaagagaagcttgtccaacattgtctgagatggtttgggcatatgcAACGCAAGCCTCCAGAAGAAGTGCCGGTGCATAGCGAAAATCGTGCTGATAATGTGAAGAGAAGTcggggtagaccaaacttgacatggaagGAGTCCATAAAGATAGATCTGAAGGACTGGGATATCACCAAAAAACTAACCATGGACAGGGGTGTGTGGAAGTTAGCCATCCACGTGCCAAAACCACGACTAGGTTTCTAGatgttatgggtttcaactctagtctaccccaacttgtttgggcctAACAGGCTTTGTTATTGCATTAGCAGGCAACCAAGTGTAAAGACTGGTCAATCAGTCTGCAACACAGCTTTGAGTACTAGCTAGGTGATTAATTACAGACTAGCCTTTGAGTTGGTACCCAGCAGCTTTAATGACTCGGTAATCGTTGGGAGCATTTGCAGTTTTCAGTATTTGCTCCTGAGTTTTAGCTAATATTGTTTCTTGGATAGGCTGACCCGGTATAAGAACTTCAAGGAGGGGCACAAGAGGATCCTTGTGGCTACGGATTTAGTTGGCAGGGGGATTGATATTGAGCGTGTCAATATTGTCATAAACTATGACATGCCCGATTCTGCTGATACATACTTGCACAGGGTAATTTTAACTTCGCCGTACTGATTGTGATTAGGTGTTCTTATATCTATGGCTAACATAACATGGTCCACCTCCACAGGTTGGAAGGGCTGGGCGTTTTGGAACCAAAGGGCTTGCAATAACATTTGTTGCTTCTGCCTCTGACTCTGACGTTCTCAATCAGGTTTGTAAAACTGATACGtttaattgatacttatttgacgtTCTCAATGAGTGGAGTGCAGCCTAACTGAAATTTCGTACATATTTTATTTAAAGGTGCAAGAAAGGTTTGAGGTTGACATCAAGGAGCTGCCTGAGCAGATCGACACTTCAACATACAGTAAGTATTACCATCTTGTTATCCCAGATCAAGTGGTGGCGTAGTTTGATACCCATATAATGTTGTTTCTTGAATTCCCAACAACTCATCTCGTATTATCAACTACAATTGCTAGTGCCATCTTGAAGATCCAAGTGGGGGCTGCGAGGGTTTGCTTTTCAGCACAACACCTTGACATTTCTATTGGATTGCATAAACTTTGATGTAAGAGATGCTCCAGTTGTACCTAATCAGCGATTGAATCTGCTGAGTATtttattgtagtactcagacttaTGGTTGTTAAGGAACCTATTGGAAATGTTGGTGTTCATCATGTTTGTGAGGATATTATTAGGCTGCTCGGaatgggagtatcataagtagtatcaatgcatgccaactaggtaattttgatgaggtgtcataaaattaaatgaaacaaaagagggttgagtatcatattatgataccgtatcatattaaatattATGATATTATGCGTCATGTATTGCAATAAATGAACTATCCCATGATACTAGCATATGATACtctctccgtttctaaatacaagatcttttagagatttcactagtagactatatacggagcaaaatgtgtgaatctacattctaaaacatGTCTCTGTAcatcgtatgtagttcatagtgtaatctttaaaaaatattatatttaggaacggagggagtactatgcaTTAGGATTGCATGATATATGATACTTTTCGTTACGACCAGCCTTAGGTCCGTGTCAATGCTAGTTTCTTAACGCAGTTTTGCATTTTGCTGATGTGACATAATAGTTGATGACGAAAAAGAGTGAGGTTGTATCTTAGCTAACATACACACGTGGTCGTAGACAAAAAATGGTTCTACCCAATTATATACAAATAAAAAACAATGTATTGCTATGGTTATATGTTAAATTATTAATGTTCTTATGATAACAGGATAAAAAACGATGCATTGGCCAGACTTTTAAGACATTCTTGAATTTGTTTTGGAAGGGAAGCCTTGGTGCAACTGTAAAGTTGTTGCCGGCCTGGGTCCTGGAAACAACTGTACAAGGCCCAAACTCCCAAAGCGGTCAGAACCCTTC
Coding sequences within:
- the LOC123443683 gene encoding DEAD-box ATP-dependent RNA helicase 15 codes for the protein MGEAKDNEVYEEDLVDYDEEVENAVDGAAANPSVDVVKKGYVGIHSSGFRDFLLKPELLRAIQDCGFEHPSEVQHECIPQAILGMDVICQAKSGMGKTAVFVLSTLQQIDPVAGQVAALVLCHTRELAYQICHEFERFSKYLSETKVAVFYGGVHIKKHKDLLKNECPHIVVGTPGRILALARDKDLSLKNVRHFILDECDKMLDSLDMRRDVQEIFKMTPHDKQVMMFSATLSKEIRPVCKKFMQDPMEIYVDDEAKLTLHGLVQHYIKLSEAEKNRKLNDLLDALDFNQIVIFVKSVGRASELNRLLCECNFPAICIHSGMTQEERLTRYKNFKEGHKRILVATDLVGRGIDIERVNIVINYDMPDSADTYLHRVGRAGRFGTKGLAITFVASASDSDVLNQVQERFEVDIKELPEQIDTSTYMPS